The following proteins are encoded in a genomic region of Clostridium kluyveri:
- the dnaK gene encoding molecular chaperone DnaK gives MSKVIGIDLGTTNSCVAVMEGGDPVVIANSEGARTTPSVVSFQANGERLVGQVAKRQSITNPDKTIISIKREMGTNHKVDIDGKQYTPQEISAMVLQKIKADAEAYLGETVTQAVITVPAYFNDSQRQATKDAGKIAGLEVLRIINEPTAAALAYGMDKMDTNQKIFVYDLGGGTFDVSILELGDGVFEVKATNGDTHLGGDDFDKKIIDYIADTFKADNGIDLKNDKMALQRLKEAAEKAKIELSSSTQTNINLPFITADATGPKHIDMSLTRAKFNELTQDLVDRTIEPMRKALNDAGLTINDINKVILVGGSTRIPAVQEAVKSFTGKEPSKGVNPDECVAMGAAIQAGVLTGDVKDVLLLDVTPLTLGIETLGGVATPLIERNTTIPTKKSQVFSTAADGQTSVEIHVVQGERQMAADDKTLGRFTLSGIAPAPRGVPQIEVTFDIDANGIVNVSAKDKGTGKEANITITASTNLSNDEIDKAVKEAEKFEEQDKKRKESIEIKNNADQVVYQTEKTLKDLGDKVSSEDKKAIEEKVEAVKKVKDGDDLEAIKKATEDLTQTFYGISSKIYSQNAEPGADGGANPGANPGGTTGNTDAKDDNVVDAEYKVDDDK, from the coding sequence ATGTCAAAAGTAATAGGTATTGATTTAGGAACAACAAATTCTTGCGTTGCAGTTATGGAAGGTGGAGACCCGGTAGTAATAGCAAACTCAGAAGGTGCAAGAACAACTCCCTCTGTAGTATCTTTTCAGGCAAATGGAGAGAGATTAGTGGGGCAGGTTGCTAAAAGACAATCAATAACAAATCCTGATAAAACAATAATTTCAATAAAGAGGGAAATGGGAACAAATCATAAAGTTGATATAGATGGAAAACAATATACACCACAGGAAATATCTGCAATGGTACTTCAGAAAATAAAGGCAGATGCAGAAGCTTATTTGGGGGAAACTGTTACGCAGGCAGTTATAACAGTACCTGCATATTTTAATGACAGCCAGAGACAGGCAACTAAGGATGCAGGAAAAATCGCAGGACTTGAAGTACTTAGAATAATAAATGAACCCACAGCTGCAGCCCTTGCCTATGGAATGGATAAAATGGATACCAACCAGAAAATATTTGTATATGACTTAGGGGGAGGTACCTTTGATGTATCCATACTAGAGCTTGGAGATGGTGTATTTGAGGTTAAGGCCACAAATGGAGATACCCATTTGGGGGGAGATGATTTTGATAAGAAAATAATAGATTATATAGCGGATACTTTTAAGGCTGATAATGGTATAGATTTAAAAAATGATAAAATGGCTCTCCAAAGATTAAAGGAGGCTGCTGAAAAAGCTAAAATTGAGTTGTCATCTTCAACTCAAACCAACATAAATTTACCGTTTATCACAGCAGATGCCACAGGACCAAAGCATATAGACATGAGTTTAACAAGAGCAAAATTCAATGAACTTACACAGGATCTGGTTGACAGAACAATAGAACCTATGAGAAAAGCATTAAATGATGCAGGACTTACAATAAATGATATAAATAAAGTTATATTAGTAGGTGGATCTACAAGAATACCTGCTGTTCAAGAAGCGGTTAAAAGTTTTACAGGTAAAGAACCATCTAAAGGGGTTAACCCTGATGAGTGTGTGGCTATGGGTGCAGCTATCCAGGCAGGAGTTTTAACTGGGGATGTAAAAGATGTATTGCTTCTTGATGTAACTCCACTTACTCTTGGAATTGAAACTTTAGGAGGAGTTGCCACTCCTTTAATTGAGAGAAATACTACAATACCTACTAAGAAGAGTCAAGTATTTTCAACTGCAGCAGATGGTCAGACTTCTGTAGAAATCCATGTAGTTCAAGGAGAAAGACAAATGGCTGCAGATGATAAGACCCTTGGAAGATTTACTCTCTCAGGTATAGCTCCGGCTCCAAGAGGAGTGCCACAAATTGAAGTTACTTTTGATATAGACGCAAATGGTATAGTAAATGTATCTGCCAAAGATAAAGGAACTGGCAAGGAAGCTAATATTACAATTACAGCTTCTACTAATTTAAGTAATGATGAAATAGATAAGGCTGTAAAGGAAGCTGAAAAATTTGAAGAGCAAGACAAGAAGAGAAAAGAATCCATAGAGATAAAGAACAATGCAGATCAGGTAGTATATCAGACAGAGAAGACTTTAAAAGATTTAGGAGATAAAGTTTCAAGTGAAGATAAAAAAGCTATAGAAGAAAAAGTTGAAGCTGTTAAGAAAGTGAAAGATGGAGATGATCTTGAAGCAATTAAAAAGGCCACAGAAGATTTAACACAGACTTTCTATGGAATTTCGTCAAAAATATATAGTCAAAATGCTGAGCCAGGGGCAGATGGAGGAGCAAACCCAGGAGCAAACCCAGGTGGAACAACAGGAAATACAGATGCCAAAGATGACAATGTAGTTGACGCAGAGTATAAAGTAGATGATGATAAATAA